Proteins from a genomic interval of Desulfoplanes formicivorans:
- a CDS encoding branched-chain amino acid ABC transporter substrate-binding protein — MRRSIMLLLCAALLALGSGQTVFAEDVIKLGVAGAHSGDLASYGLPSLNAAKLVAKKYNAKGGVLGKKVVVIAQDDQCKPELATNAATKLISDGVDVVMGHICSGATKAALGIYNDAKIVAMSPSATNPPLTQSGDYPNFFRTIASDDNQARVETDYVLNVLGAKKIAIIHDKGDYGKGFATFVKQFIEESGKAEVVLFEGVTPGAVDYSAVVQKMRRSRPDAVVFGGYHPEASKIVSTMRKKRIKSPFLSEDGVKDDTFIKVAGKYAEGVYATGNKDVSKNPLYIAAVNEHKAEFGTDPGAFFPQAYAATQALLNAIEAAGSTDYEAIKQALRTSYVDTPIGKIKFDERGDAEGVGFSVYQVKNGTFVEVTK, encoded by the coding sequence ATGAGACGTTCAATTATGTTGCTGTTGTGCGCGGCATTGCTTGCCCTTGGAAGCGGCCAGACTGTCTTTGCGGAGGATGTCATCAAACTCGGGGTTGCAGGCGCCCACAGCGGCGATCTGGCTTCCTACGGTCTTCCCAGCCTGAACGCGGCCAAGCTGGTTGCCAAGAAATACAACGCCAAGGGCGGCGTGCTCGGCAAGAAAGTGGTTGTTATTGCACAAGACGATCAGTGCAAACCCGAATTGGCCACCAATGCAGCCACCAAACTGATTTCAGACGGTGTTGACGTGGTCATGGGCCATATCTGCAGTGGCGCTACCAAGGCTGCCCTGGGTATCTACAATGATGCCAAGATCGTTGCCATGTCACCCTCGGCCACCAATCCTCCCCTGACCCAGAGCGGTGATTATCCCAATTTTTTCAGAACCATTGCCTCGGACGACAATCAGGCCCGCGTGGAAACCGACTATGTGCTCAATGTGCTCGGGGCCAAGAAGATCGCCATTATCCATGACAAGGGCGACTACGGCAAGGGCTTTGCTACCTTTGTCAAACAGTTCATTGAGGAAAGCGGCAAGGCGGAAGTGGTCCTGTTCGAGGGCGTCACTCCGGGTGCGGTGGATTATTCCGCTGTTGTCCAGAAAATGAGACGTTCCCGGCCCGACGCGGTTGTCTTTGGCGGATACCATCCCGAAGCCTCCAAGATCGTGAGCACCATGCGCAAGAAGCGCATCAAGAGCCCCTTTCTTTCCGAAGACGGTGTCAAGGACGACACCTTTATCAAGGTTGCCGGCAAGTATGCCGAGGGCGTCTATGCCACGGGGAACAAGGATGTTTCCAAAAATCCCTTGTATATTGCCGCAGTCAATGAACACAAGGCCGAGTTCGGAACTGATCCCGGTGCCTTCTTCCCCCAGGCCTATGCCGCAACCCAGGCGTTGCTGAACGCCATTGAAGCTGCCGGTTCCACGGACTATGAGGCCATCAAGCAGGCCCTGCGGACCTCTTATGTGGACACCCCCATCGGCAAGATCAAGTTTGATGAGCGTGGGGATGCCGAAGGGGTCGGCTTCTCGGTCTACCAGGTCAAAAACGGCACCTTTGTGGAGGTGACCAAGTAG
- a CDS encoding ABC transporter permease subunit, whose protein sequence is GGLTRGSIYALIALGYTMVYGIIELINFAHGEIYMIGAFTGLIVAGVLSMAGFSGLSLLLLAVLVAVIYASAYGFTIEKIAYKPLRGATRLAPLISAIGMSIFLQNYVLLAQTSDFLPFPSLIPEFAFMEPFAWYLGSSDLVIIVTTVVVMIGLTLLIKFTKIGKAMRATAQNKKMAMLTGVNVDRIISTTFIIGSALAAIGGVLIATHIGQINFYIGFIAGIKAFTAAVLGGIGSIPGAVLGSLVLGWTESFATGYISSDYEDVFAFCLLVLILIFRPAGILGRSTTQKV, encoded by the coding sequence GGCGGGCTGACCAGGGGAAGCATCTATGCCCTGATAGCTCTGGGCTATACCATGGTATATGGTATCATCGAGTTGATCAACTTTGCCCACGGCGAAATCTACATGATAGGCGCGTTCACCGGACTCATTGTTGCCGGTGTTCTTTCCATGGCCGGGTTCAGTGGGTTGTCCCTTTTGCTCCTTGCCGTGCTTGTTGCCGTGATTTACGCATCCGCCTACGGCTTTACCATCGAGAAGATCGCCTACAAGCCCTTGCGCGGAGCCACCCGGCTGGCGCCGCTCATCAGTGCCATCGGCATGTCCATTTTTTTGCAGAACTACGTTCTTTTGGCCCAGACCTCAGATTTTCTGCCCTTTCCCAGCCTTATCCCCGAGTTTGCATTCATGGAGCCCTTTGCCTGGTATCTGGGCTCGTCGGATCTGGTCATCATCGTGACAACCGTTGTGGTCATGATCGGCCTGACCCTGCTCATCAAGTTCACCAAGATCGGCAAGGCCATGCGGGCCACGGCCCAGAACAAGAAAATGGCCATGCTCACCGGGGTCAATGTGGACCGGATCATCTCCACGACCTTCATCATCGGCTCGGCCCTGGCAGCCATAGGCGGTGTGCTCATTGCCACGCACATTGGTCAGATCAATTTTTATATCGGGTTCATCGCCGGGATCAAGGCGTTTACGGCCGCCGTACTGGGCGGCATCGGCAGCATTCCCGGTGCCGTTCTCGGAAGTCTGGTCCTCGGATGGACGGAAAGTTTTGCCACGGGGTATATTTCCAGCGACTACGAGGACGTGTTCGCTTTCTGTCTTTTGGTCCTGATCCTGATTTTCAGACCGGCCGGTATCCTGGGACGTTCCACGACCCAGAAAGTCTGA
- a CDS encoding ABC transporter permease subunit encodes MSGLKKSLLVAVWFMFLTFPLLVIRVDTIERTIQWRWHNLFYIGLGAFVLSFAWRFLIARKEAGQAAEAGGQSQEGWTHRILTEPKIYRPVVVALFALAVVFPFLGDTYQTNIMISALIYVVLGLGLNIVVGLAGLLDLGYVAFYAVGAYSYALLNYHFGLGFWTVLPIGACLGALFGIVLGFPVLRLRGDYLAIVTLGFGEIIRLVLENWNDFSFGPSGIANIPRPGFFDMHLSMHSATLYIYYIMVAMVIFTIFVVNRLQNSRIGRAWLALREDEIACQAMGIDRTKTKLTAFALGATWAGMVGVVFAAKTTFINPASFTFMESAIILSVVVLGGMGSIVGVMLAAFILILLPEYLRAFSEYRMLIFGASMVLMMVFRPQGLIANVRKKYAYKHS; translated from the coding sequence ATGTCCGGCTTGAAAAAATCTCTGCTTGTAGCCGTCTGGTTCATGTTCTTGACGTTTCCCCTCCTGGTCATCCGCGTGGATACCATTGAGAGGACCATCCAGTGGCGTTGGCACAATCTGTTTTATATCGGCCTTGGCGCCTTTGTCCTGTCCTTTGCCTGGCGGTTTCTGATCGCCCGCAAGGAAGCCGGGCAGGCTGCCGAAGCCGGAGGGCAAAGCCAGGAAGGCTGGACCCATCGCATACTGACCGAGCCCAAGATCTATCGGCCCGTTGTGGTGGCCCTGTTCGCCCTGGCCGTGGTCTTTCCCTTTCTGGGTGACACCTATCAGACCAACATCATGATTTCGGCTCTCATCTATGTGGTCCTGGGCCTTGGCCTGAACATTGTTGTTGGTCTGGCAGGACTTCTGGATCTGGGCTATGTGGCCTTTTACGCTGTAGGGGCCTATTCCTACGCATTGCTCAACTACCATTTCGGCCTGGGATTCTGGACTGTCCTGCCCATTGGTGCCTGTCTGGGCGCGCTGTTCGGCATTGTCCTCGGTTTTCCGGTCCTGCGGCTTCGCGGGGATTATCTGGCCATCGTCACCCTGGGTTTCGGGGAGATCATCCGTCTTGTTCTGGAAAACTGGAATGACTTTTCCTTTGGTCCCAGCGGGATCGCCAACATTCCCCGCCCCGGATTTTTTGACATGCATCTCTCCATGCACTCGGCCACCCTGTATATCTATTATATCATGGTGGCCATGGTCATCTTCACCATTTTCGTGGTCAACCGGCTCCAGAATTCCCGCATCGGAAGGGCCTGGCTCGCCTTGCGCGAGGACGAAATAGCGTGTCAGGCCATGGGGATTGATCGGACCAAAACCAAACTGACTGCCTTTGCCCTGGGAGCAACCTGGGCGGGCATGGTCGGGGTTGTTTTCGCGGCCAAGACGACGTTCATCAATCCGGCCAGTTTCACCTTCATGGAGTCCGCTATCATTCTGTCCGTTGTGGTCCTGGGCGGCATGGGTTCCATTGTCGGGGTCATGCTGGCCGCATTCATCCTCATCTTGCTGCCGGAATATCTGCGCGCCTTTTCCGAGTACCGGATGCTCATATTTGGTGCGTCCATGGTTCTCATGATGGTGTTCAGACCCCAGGGACTCATTGCCAATGTGCGCAAGAAATATGCGTACAAGCACTCCTGA
- a CDS encoding ABC transporter ATP-binding protein, producing the protein MSTQSYPLLDVSGLTMDFGGLRALNSVDLTVNPGEIVALIGPNGAGKTTFFNCITGIYNPTRGDIHISRDGKTRRRINGMKPNKVTQQGMARTFQNIRLFPNMTVLENVIVGRHCRTRSGILGAVLRNQRTRREEQESVDRSYELLEKVGLHQVADEVAKNLPYGDQRRLEIARAMATDPFLLLLDEPAAGMNPQETASLGELVLRIRDKENIAVLLIEHDMKVVMSLSDRIYVVEYGQGIAAGTPQEVSKNPNVIKAYLGEEHDA; encoded by the coding sequence ATGAGCACTCAATCCTATCCCTTACTTGATGTATCCGGTCTGACCATGGACTTTGGCGGTCTGCGTGCCCTGAACAGCGTGGATCTTACCGTGAATCCAGGCGAAATTGTTGCCCTTATCGGCCCCAATGGTGCCGGGAAAACCACGTTTTTCAACTGTATCACCGGCATCTACAACCCAACCAGAGGCGATATCCATATTTCCCGTGATGGTAAGACTCGTCGACGGATCAACGGGATGAAGCCCAACAAGGTTACCCAGCAGGGCATGGCCCGGACCTTTCAGAATATCAGGCTGTTCCCCAACATGACGGTTTTGGAAAACGTTATTGTCGGCCGGCATTGCCGGACCCGTTCCGGGATTTTGGGGGCGGTACTGCGCAATCAGCGTACCCGGCGCGAAGAGCAGGAGAGTGTTGACAGAAGTTACGAACTTCTGGAAAAGGTCGGCCTTCATCAGGTGGCCGACGAAGTGGCCAAGAACCTGCCCTATGGTGATCAGCGCCGGCTGGAGATCGCCCGGGCCATGGCCACGGACCCCTTTCTCCTGCTTCTTGACGAGCCGGCAGCCGGGATGAATCCTCAGGAAACCGCCTCTCTGGGCGAATTGGTTCTGCGCATCAGGGACAAGGAAAACATAGCTGTTCTTCTCATTGAGCACGACATGAAGGTGGTCATGAGTCTTTCGGACAGGATTTATGTTGTGGAGTACGGCCAGGGCATTGCCGCGGGAACGCCCCAAGAGGTGAGCAAGAATCCCAATGTGATCAAGGCCTATCTCGGGGAGGAACACGATGCTTAA
- a CDS encoding ABC transporter ATP-binding protein: MLKIERINTFYGNIQALKDVSIEIAEGEIITLIGANGAGKTTTLMSVSGVVPPRSGQILFKGQPIHNLSPDRIVPLGICQVPEGRLIFPYMTVMENLDMGAYLRKDKDGVKKDLEYVFDLFPILAQRKNQAGGTLSGGEQQMLAISRALMARPKLLLLDEPSLGLAPLIIKQIFEIIQKINTENNTTVFLVEQNANQALKVAHRGYVMENGTITLSDSARALMNNEDVKRAYLGL, translated from the coding sequence ATGCTTAAGATTGAGCGGATCAATACCTTTTACGGCAATATCCAGGCCCTCAAGGACGTAAGCATCGAGATTGCCGAGGGAGAAATCATCACTCTTATCGGCGCCAATGGTGCGGGCAAGACCACCACCCTCATGTCCGTATCCGGTGTGGTTCCGCCCCGGTCGGGACAGATCCTTTTCAAGGGACAACCCATCCACAATCTCTCTCCCGACAGAATCGTTCCCCTGGGCATTTGCCAGGTTCCCGAGGGCAGGCTCATTTTTCCGTACATGACGGTCATGGAAAATCTGGATATGGGAGCGTATCTTCGGAAAGACAAGGATGGGGTGAAAAAGGATCTTGAGTATGTCTTTGATCTTTTTCCCATTCTTGCCCAGCGCAAGAATCAGGCTGGCGGAACGTTGAGCGGTGGCGAACAGCAGATGCTGGCCATTTCCAGGGCTCTGATGGCCCGGCCCAAACTTTTGCTGCTGGATGAACCTTCCCTGGGGCTCGCCCCCCTGATCATCAAGCAGATTTTCGAAATCATCCAGAAAATCAACACCGAAAACAATACCACGGTTTTTTTGGTGGAGCAGAATGCGAACCAGGCCCTCAAGGTTGCTCATCGGGGATATGTCATGGAAAACGGGACCATTACCCTGTCCGATTCCGCCCGGGCCCTGATGAACAACGAAGACGTGAAGCGGGCCTATCTCGGATTGTAA